The following are from one region of the Coffea eugenioides isolate CCC68of chromosome 2, Ceug_1.0, whole genome shotgun sequence genome:
- the LOC113760781 gene encoding non-classical arabinogalactan protein 31-like, with product MASFSAKIPVLMQLSMLLLISSSVFADEHEHSKWPAHPPAEAPEHHKGHHHHHHHHPPTYPPVKPPVHPPVKPPVHPPVKPPVHPPVYPPVKPPVHPPVKPPVAPPVKPPVHPPVKPPVHPPVKPPVHPPVYPPVKPPVHPPVKPPVHPPVKPPVHPPVYPPVKPPVHPPVKPPVHPPVKPPVHPPVKPPVHPPVKPPVKPPVHPPVKPPVYPPVRKLVAVQGVVYCKTCSYAGFNPKEAMPLQGAVVSVRCQNTRFKPVVAEGKTDKNGYFLIVPEMVTSLASHTCKVYLVKSPSLKCSAPTNLNYGSEGASLIPNPAHKPNPLGPKYALYNVGPFAFEPAKPTPCRR from the exons ATGGCTTCTTTCTCAGCCAAAATCCCTGTTCTCATGCAGCTCTCAATGCTTCTGCTCATAAGCTCATCAGTTTTTGCTGACGAGCATGAACATTCCAAATGGCCAGCACATCCACCAGCTGAAGCCCCTGAACACCACAAGggtcaccaccaccaccaccaccaccaccccccaACCTATCCTCCAGTGAAGCCTCCGGTTCATCCACCGGTTAAGCCTCCAGTGCACCCTCCCGTGAAGCCTCCAGTTCATCCACCAGTGTACCCTCCCGTGAAGCCTCCAGTTCATCCACCGGTTAAGCCTCCAGT TGCACCTCCCGTGAAGCCTCCAGTACACCCACCGGTTAAGCCTCCAGTGCACCCTCCCGTGAAGCCTCCGGTTCATCCACCAGTGTACCCTCCCGTGAAGCCCCCAGTTCATCCACCGGTTAAGCCTCCAGTGCACCCTCCCGTGAAGCCTCCGGTTCATCCACCAGTATACCCTCCCGTGAAGCCTCCAGTTCATCCACCGGTTAAGCCTCCAGTGCACCCACCTGTGAAGCCTCCAGTACACCCACCGGTTAAGCCTCCAGTGCACCCTCCTGTGAAGCCTCCAGTTAAGCCTCCAGTGCACCCACCTGTTAAGCCTCCAGTCTACCCTCCGGTAAGGAAGCTTGTGGCGGTACAAGGAGTTGTTTATTGCAAGACCTGCAGTTATGCTGGTTTTAATCCCAAGGAAGCTATGCCTCTCCAGG GTGCTGTGGTGAGTGTTAGATGTCAGAATACCCGGTTTAAGCCTGTGGTGGCAGAAGGCAAGACAGACAAGAATGGTTACTTCTTGATCGTGCCAGAGATGGTGACCAGCCTCGCTTCCCATACTTGTAAGGTGTATCTAGTGAAATCGCCCTCCCTGAAGTGCAGCGCTCCGACAAATCTCAATTATGGATCGGAGGGAGCAAGCTTAATTCCAAATCCAGCTCACAAGCCCAATCCTTTGGGACCAAAATATGCTCTGTACAATGTTGGACCTTTTGCCTTTGAACCGGCAAAGCCGACCCCATGCCGTCGTTGA